The Arachis hypogaea cultivar Tifrunner chromosome 14, arahy.Tifrunner.gnm2.J5K5, whole genome shotgun sequence genome has a segment encoding these proteins:
- the LOC112743287 gene encoding phospholipase A(1) DAD1, chloroplastic-like, whose protein sequence is MTPLNNHTSPVLHHHHSSLTTATKTTRPMCITLIQQTPTKKHSYSSHDETLRKMERMMNLPSPPLSSSEKVGKRWKEYQGIRNWDGLLDPLDDNLRAEILRYGHFVEAAYKSFELDPSSPNYANCRFPKTTLFERCGLPNTGYKVTKHLRATSGIQLPNWIDKAPSWFGTQSSYVGYVAVCDNKEEIKRLGRRDVVIAFRGTTTCLEWLENLRANLTLLPCNMIEEKHQQNVANNNRNTGPMVESGFLSLYTSSVNSSLMSLQEMVREEIGRILRIYDDGEPLSLTITGHSLGAALATLAAYDARAAFPKLCSATVISFGGPRVGNRSFRTSLDKQGTKVLRIVNRDDVITKVPGFVFDDVENSGGDVANNGGFHVAGLPSWIQKRAEETQWVYSEVGEELRLSSKNSPYLKGVNVATCHNLNTYLHLVDGFVSSTCPFRSTAKRFLQRP, encoded by the coding sequence ATGACACCCTTAAACAACCACACTTCTCCAGTGCTACATCACCACCACAGTTCTCTCACAACCGCCACAAAAACAACAAGACCAATGTGCATAACCCTCATTCAACAAACACCAACCAAGAAACATTCATACTCATCACATGATGAAACTCTCAGGAAGATGGAGAGAATGATGAACTTGCCATCACCACCATTATCATCTTCGGAGAAAGTTGGTAAGAGATGGAAGGAATACCAAGGAATAAGAAACTGGGACGGTTTATTAGACCCATTGGACGATAACCTACGTGCTGAAATCCTACGGTACGGTCACTTCGTTGAAGCTGCATACAAATCCTTCGAGCTCGATCCTTCTTCTCCAAACTATGCCAATTGCAGGTTCCCAAAGACCACACTTTTCGAACGTTGCGGTTTGCCCAACACTGGTTACAAGGTGACCAAACACCTCCGTGCAACTTCGGGTATTCAGTTACCGAATTGGATCGACAAAGCACCGAGTTGGTTCGGAACACAATCGAGCTACGTTGGTTATGTTGCTGTTTGCGACAACAAAGAAGAGATCAAAAGGCTTGGAAGAAGAGACGTTGTTATTGCTTTTAGAGGAACAACAACGTGCTTGGAATGGCTCGAGAATTTGCGCGCCAATCTAACGCTTTTACCATGCAACATGATCGAAGAAAAACATCAACAAAATGTGGCTAATAACAATCGAAATACTGGACCAATGGTGGAAAGTGGGTTCTTGAGCCTCTACACAAGCAGCGTTAACTCATCACTCATGAGTTTGCAAGAGATGGTTAGAGAAGAAATTGGAAGGATTCTCCGAATTTACGACGATGGAGAGCCGTTAAGTTTGACCATCACCGGACACAGTTTGGGAGCGGCTCTAGCAACGCTCGCAGCTTATGATGCGAGAGCTGCATTTCCCAAACTGTGTTCGGCGACGGTTATCTCATTCGGCGGCCCTCGCGTCGGAAATCGGAGTTTCCGAACATCCCTTGACAAACAAGGAACAAAAGTACTGAGAATAGTGAACCGTGACGATGTTATAACTAAAGTTCCCGGGTTTGTTTTCGATGATGTGGAAAATTCAGGTGGTGATGTGGCAAATAACGGTGGGTTCCACGTGGCAGGGTTGCCAAGCTGGATTCAAAAAAGAGCAGAGGAAACACAATGGGTGTACTCTGAGGTCGGGGAAGAACTAAGACTTAGTAGTAAGAATTCTCCATACTTAAAGGGTGTCAATGTTGCCACGTGTCATAATTTGAACACATATCTTCACCTTGTTGATGGATTTGTGAGCTCCACGTGTCCCTTTAGATCCACGGCAAAGAGGTTCCTTCAGCGGCCATGA